One Fusobacterium nucleatum genomic window carries:
- a CDS encoding helix-turn-helix domain-containing protein, with product MNYSKKNNENEYELSEEKAREIGLFLKNKREELGYSTNQISIKTNIDKSDISRIENGEKKKLNPIYLKKIAKILKLDIIELFKMVGYLDEDIEIHTKKESFEIKNVMRKIIYFPVYGKASAGNGYLNLEQEIYKMPILDEDFPDGCFFVKIEGDSMEPTIIEGEFALVDPNDIEYEKNKIYVVTYDDESFIKRMVVNEKTGIVILKSDNKEYDDILIDIEKQEYLKINGRVIKIISSRKAI from the coding sequence ATAAATTATTCAAAAAAAAATAATGAAAATGAATACGAATTATCTGAAGAAAAAGCACGAGAAATTGGCTTATTTTTAAAAAATAAAAGGGAGGAATTAGGATATAGTACTAATCAAATCTCTATCAAAACTAATATTGATAAATCTGATATTTCAAGAATAGAAAATGGAGAAAAGAAAAAATTAAATCCTATTTATTTAAAAAAGATAGCAAAAATTTTAAAATTAGATATAATTGAATTATTTAAAATGGTAGGTTATTTAGATGAAGATATAGAAATTCATACTAAAAAAGAAAGTTTTGAAATAAAAAATGTAATGAGAAAAATTATTTATTTCCCTGTATATGGGAAAGCTAGTGCAGGTAATGGTTATTTAAACTTAGAGCAAGAAATATATAAAATGCCAATCTTAGATGAAGATTTTCCAGATGGCTGTTTTTTTGTAAAAATAGAAGGAGATAGTATGGAACCAACTATTATTGAAGGAGAATTTGCTTTAGTTGATCCAAATGATATTGAGTATGAAAAAAATAAAATCTATGTTGTTACATATGATGATGAAAGTTTTATAAAAAGAATGGTTGTAAATGAAAAAACAGGGATAGTTATTTTAAAAAGTGATAACAAAGAGTATGATGATATTTTAATAGATATAGAAAAACAAGAATATTTAAAAATTAATGGGAGAGTTATTAAAATTATTTCAAGCAGAAAAGCTATTTAA
- a CDS encoding siphovirus Gp157 family protein, producing the protein MNFYDVAKDYIERMEYLEQGINAETGEMSDDGTQLAIWTDELTQDLKDKSANVIAVVRNQELTIEALDNEIKRLEAMKDSIKKKLDKFKTYIKSSMLVNNIEKIETPLGDIKFAKSTSTEIYDESLIDKKFIEVVTTEKISKEKIKAALKAGEEVQGARLVENKNLKIG; encoded by the coding sequence ATGAACTTTTATGATGTAGCAAAAGATTATATTGAAAGAATGGAGTATTTGGAACAAGGTATCAATGCAGAAACTGGGGAGATGTCAGATGACGGCACTCAATTAGCAATATGGACTGATGAACTAACACAAGATTTAAAAGATAAATCTGCGAATGTAATAGCAGTTGTTAGAAATCAAGAGCTTACTATTGAGGCTCTTGATAATGAAATAAAAAGATTAGAAGCTATGAAAGATAGCATTAAAAAGAAATTAGACAAGTTTAAGACTTATATCAAAAGCTCAATGTTGGTAAATAATATTGAGAAGATAGAAACACCACTAGGAGATATTAAATTTGCAAAATCTACATCAACTGAAATTTATGATGAAAGTTTGATAGACAAGAAATTTATAGAAGTTGTAACAACTGAAAAAATATCTAAGGAAAAAATTAAGGCTGCTCTAAAAGCTGGGGAAGAAGTTCAAGGAGCAAGACTTGTTGAAAATAAAAATTTAAAGATAGGGTAG